The genomic window GCATGGCCTGCCTGATTTATGCCTTTCTGACCGATGATTTTTCGGTGGCCTATGTGGCGGGCAACTCCAACACCCTGCTGCCGAGCTACTTCAAGTTCAGTGCGGTCTGGGGCGGGCACGAAGGTTCGCTGCTGCTGTGGGTGCTGATCCTGGGGGGCTGGACCTGGGCGGTGGCTGCCAAGAGTCGCGATTTGCCGCTGGAAATTCTTGCCCGCGTACTGGGTGTAATGGGCATGATCTCGGTGGGCTTTCTGCTGTTCACTCTGCTGACCTCGAGCCCGTTCGAGCGCCTGTTGCCAGGCTTCCCGCTTGAGGGCAGTGACCTTAACCCGCTGCTGCAGGATATAGGTCTGATCATCCACCCACCGATGCTCTATATGGGCTATGTCGGCTTCTCAGTGGCCTTTGCCTTTGCCATAGCGGCACTGCTGAGCGGTCGGCTGGATGCCGCCTGGGCGCGCTGGTCGCGACCCTGGACCGTCATGGCCTGGGCCTTTCTGACCCTGGGTATTGGCCTGGGCAGCTGGTGGGCCTATTACGAGCTTGGCTGGGGCGGCTGGTGGTTCTGGGATCCGGTCGAAAACGCCTCCTTCATGCCCTGGCTGGTGGGTACGGCTCTGGTACACAGCCTGGCGGTGACGGAAAAGCGCGGTGTCTTCAAAAGCTGGACGGTGTTGCTGGCCATCTTTGCGTTCTCGTTGAGCCTGCTGGGTACTTTCCTGGTGCGCTCCGGCGTGCTGACCTCGGTCCACGCCTTCGCCACGGACCCCGAGCGTGGCTTCTTCGTGCTGGCGCTGCTGGGCATTTCCATCGGTGGTTCGCTGCTGCTGTATGCGCTGCGGGCGGCTCATGTGAAGAGCGATTCAAGCTTTGCGCTGCTGTCCCGGGAAACCATGCTGCTGGTCAATAACATTGTGCTGGTCGTGGTCTGTCTGATGGTGCTGCTGGGCACGCTTTATCCGTTGCTGATCGATGCCCTGGGCATGGGCAAGATTTCGGTCGGACCACCGTACTTCAACAGCCTGTTTGTGCCGCTGATGTCGCTGCTGGTGCTGTTTATGAGCGTGGGTACCGTATCGCGCTGGAAGCAAAGCCAGGCTAAGCAGATCTCCCTGGTGCTCTGGCTGCCGGCCGTGCTGGCGATTCTGTGCGGCATTGCCACCCCCTTGCTGATGGATGGCAGCTTCAATTTGGTGGCGGCCGCGGCTATGGCGCTGGCCTACTGGGTATTCTTCAGCCAGCTGCGTGATCTGTACGCCAAGGTGCGCAGCAAGCGCCGCTTGCGCGATGGCCTGCGCAGTCTGTCACGCAGCTATTGCGGCATGGTCGTGGCCCATACTGGCATCGCCGCCGTAGTGGTGGGCGTTACCATGGTGTCGCTCTACAGCGAAGCCCAGGATCTGCGCATGGCGCCGGGTGACAAGGTCGAGTTCGGCCAGTATTCCTTCATCTTTGATGGTGTGCGCGAGCAGCAGGGTCCGAACTATGTATCGGACATGGCCCGCATCCGGGTACTGAAAAACGGCGAAGCCTATAGTGAAATGTTCCCGGAGAAGCGCTTTTACAAGGCACGGGGCAGTGTCATGACGGAGGCTGCCATCGATGGCTGTCTTTTCCGCGACCTTTATGTGGCCATGGGTGAGTCCCTGGGTGATGGTGCCTGGGCTGTGCGCGTGCAGCACAAACCCTTTGTGCGCTGGCTCTGGCTGGGCGGTCTGCTGATGACCCTCGGAGGCCTGCTGGCCGCAACAGACCCGCGTTATCGCAAACAGGCGCGCCGCAAGGCGCCTGTCGCGGCCTGATATCAAGGATTCTGATGATGCTAAGACGATTGCTGGTTTTTATTCCGTTGGTCATTTTCGTGACGGTCGCTGCGTTTCTCTGGCGCGGTTTGCAGCTGGATCCGGCCGAGCTGCCTTCGGCGCTGATCGGCAAGCCCGTGCCTGCCTTCAGCCTCAGCTCGGTGTTCGACGAAAACACTCTGCTGACCCAGGAACAGCTCAAGGGCAAGCCTGCGCTGCTGAATGTCTGGGCCACCTGGTGCCCGACCTGCAAGCAGGAGCACGAGCAGCTCAACCGTATCGCCCGTAACGAAGGCGTGACCATCTACGGTATCAACTACAAGGATGATCGTGCCAAGGCACAGGACTGGCTGACCCGTTACGAGGATCCCTATGTCCTCAATATCTACGATGACAAGGGTTTGCTGGGGCTAGATCTCGGCGTTTATGGTGCGCCTGAAACCTATATTCTCGACAAGGATGGCATTATCCGTTATCGCCATGTGGGCGAGGTTAACGAGAAGGTCTGGGCCAAGCTGCGCGGCCTGATGCAGGATCTGGAGGGGAGCGGCTCATGAGGCATCTGTTAATCGCGTTGCTGCTCTGGTTGCCGCTGACGGCTCTGGCTGCCATCGACAGTTTCGAGTTCAGCGATGAGGCGACCCGGGAGCGTTTTTACAGTCTGACCGCCGAACTGCGCTGCCCCAAATGTCAGAACCAGAATATCGCCGACTCCAACTCGCCCATTGCCCAGGATCTGCGTAACGAGATTCACCGCATGCTGCAACAGGGTGATTCGGATCAGGACATCGTCGACTTCATGGTGGCGCGCTATGGCGAGTTTGTACTCTATCGCCCGCGTGTCACCGCCCAGACGCTGGTGCTCTGGTATGGCCCCTTTGGCCTGCTGGCCATAGGGGCGCTGGTCGTACTGGTCATGACACGCAGGCGCAAAAAAGCGCCTCGCCCGGGTGTCTCTGCGAGCTCGGAGCCGGGCCCGCTTGAGCCGGTGGAGCCTTTGTCGGACGCCGAGCGGCAGCGGTTGGATGAATTGCTTAAACAGGATGAGAAATAATGGTGGGTCTGTGGACCG from Marinobacterium aestuarii includes these protein-coding regions:
- a CDS encoding heme lyase CcmF/NrfE family subunit, coding for MIPELGEYALILALCMSVLLAVVPMVGASTNNLLWMGYARPLARGQFLFLTISMACLIYAFLTDDFSVAYVAGNSNTLLPSYFKFSAVWGGHEGSLLLWVLILGGWTWAVAAKSRDLPLEILARVLGVMGMISVGFLLFTLLTSSPFERLLPGFPLEGSDLNPLLQDIGLIIHPPMLYMGYVGFSVAFAFAIAALLSGRLDAAWARWSRPWTVMAWAFLTLGIGLGSWWAYYELGWGGWWFWDPVENASFMPWLVGTALVHSLAVTEKRGVFKSWTVLLAIFAFSLSLLGTFLVRSGVLTSVHAFATDPERGFFVLALLGISIGGSLLLYALRAAHVKSDSSFALLSRETMLLVNNIVLVVVCLMVLLGTLYPLLIDALGMGKISVGPPYFNSLFVPLMSLLVLFMSVGTVSRWKQSQAKQISLVLWLPAVLAILCGIATPLLMDGSFNLVAAAAMALAYWVFFSQLRDLYAKVRSKRRLRDGLRSLSRSYCGMVVAHTGIAAVVVGVTMVSLYSEAQDLRMAPGDKVEFGQYSFIFDGVREQQGPNYVSDMARIRVLKNGEAYSEMFPEKRFYKARGSVMTEAAIDGCLFRDLYVAMGESLGDGAWAVRVQHKPFVRWLWLGGLLMTLGGLLAATDPRYRKQARRKAPVAA
- a CDS encoding cytochrome c-type biogenesis protein; protein product: MRHLLIALLLWLPLTALAAIDSFEFSDEATRERFYSLTAELRCPKCQNQNIADSNSPIAQDLRNEIHRMLQQGDSDQDIVDFMVARYGEFVLYRPRVTAQTLVLWYGPFGLLAIGALVVLVMTRRRKKAPRPGVSASSEPGPLEPVEPLSDAERQRLDELLKQDEK